A stretch of Lujinxingia sediminis DNA encodes these proteins:
- a CDS encoding DUF192 domain-containing protein — MAPLSGSTASSLSRGCLMLLVGLLTMAFSCEHTSGADDVVAADGGRGEDNAACVLDEHCESFYRCIESTCQVPPAMSGQRDEATPVLSFFSPDAEVPAEGGEPLVSFYTELALTAAEQSRGLMFRPHMRDDWGMLFVYPAERTLSFWMKNTLIPLDMIFIDDAGEVVGVVEMAEPQTLSPRRVDRPARYVFEINGGLSAELGIGEGTRVRFENMEGHHTPRR; from the coding sequence ATGGCCCCACTGTCCGGCAGTACAGCGTCGTCGTTGAGCCGCGGATGCCTCATGCTGCTGGTGGGGCTGCTGACGATGGCGTTTAGCTGTGAGCATACCTCCGGTGCCGATGATGTCGTCGCCGCGGATGGCGGGCGCGGCGAGGACAACGCCGCCTGCGTGCTCGATGAGCATTGTGAGAGTTTTTATCGTTGCATCGAGAGCACCTGCCAGGTGCCCCCGGCGATGAGCGGTCAGCGTGACGAGGCGACTCCCGTGCTCAGCTTCTTCTCCCCTGACGCTGAGGTGCCTGCGGAGGGCGGCGAGCCGCTGGTGAGCTTTTACACCGAACTGGCGCTCACCGCTGCGGAGCAATCGCGAGGACTGATGTTTCGCCCGCATATGCGCGACGACTGGGGGATGCTTTTTGTCTACCCCGCCGAGCGTACGCTCTCATTCTGGATGAAGAACACGTTGATTCCACTCGACATGATCTTCATCGATGATGCTGGCGAGGTGGTCGGGGTGGTGGAGATGGCCGAGCCTCAGACGCTCTCACCACGGCGAGTGGACAGGCCGGCGCGCTACGTCTTTGAGATCAACGGTGGGTTGAGCGCCGAGCTGGGTATTGGCGAAGGCACCCGGGTACGATTTGAAAACATGGAAGGCCATCACACGCCGCGTCGCTGA
- a CDS encoding HEAT repeat domain-containing protein codes for MMKAKKRIGALVAGLLMSAGTLTAVPQAWAQGGNVRFSYEEVRLADERDYMLVPRAEGSLAGEVTKETLERAFESLRRAKRPTYGNSYVEVSGRVPERATVEVHIDRNHAQYALIIIAEAVYTMTEFGVPAVSFPGHADRPLTRADVPFAAYTLSVPLWKVVPPGPVTSAQVIMPDGELVAMSEVRERWTSARNEVVDQVYSYLDAAQAHTVRSAVEVLPKLGELRLDAVLALLKHEDARVRQATLRVLEEKAGEERVLAAVAERMPDESSATLARAMAEFLGGARDARFNVQKQFFLLRRGEDAEKLAAAEALAKFSGDERVVERLVATLSAESKELALRAAASLEALDAHQARVAALSTEAIDAEVRLQLADDLSASGKSADVRLAGLSYIAKHRTEGYINQALNQVAGLKTDAGRQALEAFLSDESPRRRAAATEALVLQNDVASVAALRARAEDAAGAEEERLKEAAYTIMVSQSLDEVLNQTESRNLAVQRVAYEALGERAARQGGSPSSQVLSRLLEGSESRDDAIRGAAARALGQVGGERALARLSEMSEDRSAQVRRSVALALGSAPSNQQADTLIGYLDDKDPVVVAAAVDAMGMRNDPSAIERIRPMATHQSPAVRAAALRALTTFTIGGDSEAVRRHLGLLGGAVNDSAREVKIAALNQLGRFDLAMAVTNIALQVNSEVPELRAVAVRALGATGHASAQPLIETALRDGTTEVRREAILAMAKMPGSTRKARLQARLEAEDDPQLKALIRSTIEEI; via the coding sequence ATGATGAAAGCGAAGAAGCGGATAGGTGCCCTGGTAGCGGGCCTGTTGATGTCGGCGGGGACACTCACCGCGGTGCCCCAGGCGTGGGCTCAGGGTGGAAACGTGCGCTTCTCCTATGAGGAGGTTCGTCTTGCCGACGAGCGCGACTACATGTTGGTGCCGCGCGCTGAGGGATCGCTCGCCGGAGAGGTGACCAAGGAGACGCTGGAGCGTGCCTTTGAGAGTCTTCGCCGCGCCAAGCGTCCCACCTATGGAAACTCCTATGTGGAGGTCTCCGGTCGGGTGCCCGAGCGGGCGACGGTTGAGGTTCATATCGACCGCAACCATGCGCAGTACGCGCTTATCATTATCGCCGAGGCCGTCTACACGATGACGGAGTTCGGGGTGCCAGCCGTGAGCTTCCCCGGCCACGCCGATCGCCCGCTGACTCGGGCCGATGTTCCTTTTGCGGCCTACACGCTCAGCGTGCCGCTTTGGAAGGTGGTGCCCCCCGGCCCGGTGACCAGCGCCCAGGTGATCATGCCTGATGGCGAGCTTGTGGCGATGTCCGAGGTGCGCGAGCGCTGGACAAGCGCGCGCAACGAGGTTGTCGACCAGGTCTACAGCTATCTCGACGCCGCGCAGGCTCACACGGTGCGCTCGGCGGTGGAGGTGTTGCCGAAGCTCGGGGAGCTGCGACTTGATGCGGTGCTCGCGTTGCTGAAGCACGAAGACGCCCGGGTGCGTCAAGCCACATTGCGCGTGCTTGAAGAGAAGGCCGGTGAGGAGCGCGTGCTCGCAGCGGTTGCCGAGCGTATGCCGGATGAGTCCAGCGCGACGCTGGCGCGCGCCATGGCCGAGTTTCTGGGAGGCGCGCGCGACGCGCGCTTTAACGTCCAGAAGCAGTTCTTCTTGTTGCGCCGGGGTGAAGATGCCGAGAAGTTGGCCGCCGCCGAGGCGCTGGCTAAGTTCTCGGGCGATGAGCGCGTCGTGGAACGTCTGGTAGCGACGCTGAGTGCGGAGAGCAAGGAGCTTGCCCTGCGCGCTGCGGCATCGCTCGAAGCGCTGGATGCACATCAGGCCCGGGTGGCAGCGTTGAGCACCGAGGCGATCGACGCGGAGGTGCGCCTGCAACTCGCCGACGATCTCTCGGCGTCCGGCAAGTCCGCTGACGTGCGTCTGGCCGGGCTGAGTTATATCGCGAAGCATCGCACCGAGGGGTATATCAATCAGGCGCTCAATCAGGTTGCCGGGCTGAAGACCGATGCCGGTCGTCAGGCGCTGGAAGCCTTTCTGAGCGACGAGAGCCCGCGTCGGCGTGCTGCCGCTACCGAGGCTCTGGTGCTTCAGAATGATGTGGCCAGCGTCGCCGCGCTTCGAGCGCGCGCCGAAGATGCCGCCGGCGCCGAAGAAGAGCGACTGAAGGAGGCGGCCTACACCATCATGGTCAGCCAGTCGCTTGACGAGGTTCTCAATCAGACCGAGTCGCGCAACCTGGCCGTGCAGCGCGTGGCCTATGAGGCGCTTGGCGAGCGCGCTGCGCGCCAGGGGGGCTCGCCATCCTCCCAGGTGCTCTCGCGCCTGCTTGAGGGGAGCGAGAGTCGCGATGATGCCATCCGCGGCGCCGCCGCCCGCGCCCTCGGGCAGGTCGGCGGGGAGCGCGCGCTCGCGCGGCTCAGCGAGATGAGTGAGGATCGCTCCGCGCAGGTTCGCCGTAGCGTGGCGCTTGCGCTCGGTAGCGCCCCCTCCAACCAGCAAGCGGATACGCTCATCGGCTATCTCGACGACAAGGACCCGGTGGTGGTAGCCGCTGCCGTCGACGCGATGGGAATGCGCAACGACCCGAGCGCGATCGAGCGCATTCGCCCGATGGCCACGCATCAGTCGCCGGCGGTGCGCGCAGCGGCGCTGCGCGCGCTGACCACCTTCACCATCGGCGGTGATAGCGAGGCGGTACGTCGTCACCTGGGACTTCTGGGGGGCGCGGTCAACGATTCGGCACGCGAGGTGAAGATCGCGGCGCTCAATCAACTTGGTCGCTTCGATCTGGCGATGGCGGTGACCAACATCGCGCTGCAGGTGAACTCCGAGGTGCCCGAGCTTCGGGCCGTAGCAGTTCGCGCACTGGGCGCAACCGGACATGCCAGCGCGCAACCTCTGATCGAGACTGCGCTGCGGGATGGCACCACTGAGGTGCGGCGTGAGGCGATTCTGGCCATGGCGAAGATGCCCGGAAGCACCCGGAAAGCGCGCCTTCAGGCCCGTCTGGAAGCCGAGGATGATCCGCAGCTGAAGGCCCTGATCCGCTCGACCATCGAGGAGATCTGA